Genomic segment of Leuconostoc mesenteroides subsp. mesenteroides:
CGTGGTCCGTTCAGTCGAAATATTTTACTGCCGTATTTATTGTTAATATGGTTGGCAGTTGCGCGCTAGGTTATCTTATGGGTACCGGTGCAAGCTATGCAATGCATAGCTTTTGGACTACTGGTGTCATTGCGGGGCTAACGACGTTTAGTACGATGATGACACAAAGTAGTCAATATACTTATGGTCAACAAGTGATGTATTTAGCGCTACAGATCATTTTTGGTATGATTTTCTTTAGTGCAGGAACTGCACTCATCACGATATTATGAAAGAGCAGCAGAGTAAGTTAAACATATTAAAGAGGACAAAATAATGAGTAAAATAGCAGTTATTATTGATTCATCTTCGGCAATGCCAGTAGCTATTCGTAACCGGTATCATATTTTTCAAGTGAACGATCCCATTATTTTTGGGGATGAAGTCTACAAGGAGACTGTAGATATTCATAATTTGGGTGAACTTGTTAAAATGATGCAAGAAAAAAAGCAAGTGGCCTCTACTTCTCAACCGGCTCCTGGTGATTGGGAAGAAGCATTGAATTTAGCTAAAGCATCTGGTTATAATCAAGCTATTTTGATTACACTTTCATCTGGCATTTCAGGTACCTATCAAACAGCCAATGCCATTGCGCAATCATATGACGGGATGGATGAAGTTCGTGCGTGGAATTCAAAAATAGCGGTAATGGGTGCTGGGGTACAAGCTATATTAGCAGCTGCCATGGCGGAGAAGAAGCGTTCACTTGATGAAATTATGACATCATTAGAACAGCTACGATCAACCGTTGACGTTCGCTTTGTTGTAAATGATATTTCACATTTACAACGTACAGGTCGCTTATCACGGGGACAAGCGTTAATTGGTGGTTTGTTAAATATCAAACCAATTTTGTCCATGGATGTTCAAGACGAAGGGAAAATCGGAGCTGTTGGTAAGGCACGCAAGATGAGTGGAGCTTTAAAAGAAATAAAAGAACCATTACGGCAGTCGTTAGCAGAAGCCGATTATCCTGTTCGGGCCTATGTAATTGACGGCAATAACGCGAAATTAGGCGATAAATGGTTGAAAGATCTACAGTCTGAATATCCCACTGTTAAATTTGAACGTGGTGTAATTGGTGCATTTATTGGCGTACATACAGGTGATGGCGCTATGGGTATAATTTGGGCACGGGATTGGGAAGATTTGATTTAATCGGTAATAAAAACCAGCATCAACCAAAATTGATACTGGTTTTTATTGTATAATTAAGAATACAATAATTTACGGGGTTTACTAATGCAACGATCAAAACGTTTTCAAATTGTTTATGAAGTCCTCAACGCAGTAACGCACGGTTTAGGGTTCATTTTAGCTATAATTGCCGGTGTAATGTTAATGGTTCATGTGTTGAGCAAACCAGTGACTGCATTGACCTTAACTGCGGTAATCATCTATATTAGTACGGTTGGTTTTTTTCTACTTGCCTCAACGCTATTTCATTCACTCGTATTTACTCGCGCGGCAAAAATCTTTCAATTTTTTGACCATGCAGGTATATACCTTGTCATATTGGGAAGTTATACGCCTTACACATGGTTATTGATTAAAGGCGGGATTGGCTGGACTATTTGGGGTGCTATTTTGGCAATGACGATTGCCGGATTTGTTTATGATTTATTTTTTGTTGGGCGATGGCCTTGGGTATCAGTGACGATTTACCTGGTTATGGGGTGGTTGATTATTCTAGCCATGCCGATTCTCTGGGGTGTTTTGTCACATACTGCATTTTGGTTACTTGTTGCTGGCGGCGTGACTTATTCGGCAGGAACTATTTTTTATCTCATTCCTAAAATTCCAATGGGTCATGTTTATTGGCACCTTTTCGTTTTAGGTGGTGCTGGATTAATGTTTGCTAGTATCTATATTTCTTTGTAAAAGCCGATAGGCTTTTTTATTATCAAAAAAACGCTAAACATTTGTTTAGCGTTTTAATAGTGGTCAGCCAGGGGCTCGAACCCTGGACCCACGGATTAAGAGTCCGTTGCTCTACCAACTGAGCTAGCTGACCATAATGTCGTGTTTCACAACAACAAATATAATACCATGTGAAAATATAAAATGCAATAGCTAAATGTGATAAAATGAATATATTCTATATTGGAAGGAGATGCGTGGACTTTTGTCGTATTTGTTCACGCTCTATTAGCATGTTTGATCTTATCAAAGCAATAATTATTGGTATCATTGAAGGCCTGACGGAGTTTTTACCAGTCTCTTCAACTGGGCACATTATCTTGGCAGAAGCACTGATGAAAATTCCTAGTGGTGATGTTTGGACAAAATCATTCAGATCAGTATTTGATTATTCAA
This window contains:
- a CDS encoding CrcB family protein → MTILGVAIGSALGTMLRYIILNTWSVQSKYFTAVFIVNMVGSCALGYLMGTGASYAMHSFWTTGVIAGLTTFSTMMTQSSQYTYGQQVMYLALQIIFGMIFFSAGTALITIL
- a CDS encoding DegV family EDD domain-containing protein — protein: MSKIAVIIDSSSAMPVAIRNRYHIFQVNDPIIFGDEVYKETVDIHNLGELVKMMQEKKQVASTSQPAPGDWEEALNLAKASGYNQAILITLSSGISGTYQTANAIAQSYDGMDEVRAWNSKIAVMGAGVQAILAAAMAEKKRSLDEIMTSLEQLRSTVDVRFVVNDISHLQRTGRLSRGQALIGGLLNIKPILSMDVQDEGKIGAVGKARKMSGALKEIKEPLRQSLAEADYPVRAYVIDGNNAKLGDKWLKDLQSEYPTVKFERGVIGAFIGVHTGDGAMGIIWARDWEDLI
- a CDS encoding hemolysin III, with product MQRSKRFQIVYEVLNAVTHGLGFILAIIAGVMLMVHVLSKPVTALTLTAVIIYISTVGFFLLASTLFHSLVFTRAAKIFQFFDHAGIYLVILGSYTPYTWLLIKGGIGWTIWGAILAMTIAGFVYDLFFVGRWPWVSVTIYLVMGWLIILAMPILWGVLSHTAFWLLVAGGVTYSAGTIFYLIPKIPMGHVYWHLFVLGGAGLMFASIYISL